A window of Synergistaceae bacterium genomic DNA:
TCTTGGCGACAAGGTCAGCACTTTTAAGGCCGGACTCGATTTCCATAAAGAGCTGCACTCACACTGCACCAACAAATACCTTGTAAATTGCATAAACAGAACCCTGTCTACAATATTTGCCTACCTTGTGATGCTTGATCAGACTGTGAGCGAATCAGATAAAACCCATCCCGAAGACCACGGGATTCTTCTTGACTATATCACAGCAAAAGAAAATACAAAGGCTATCGACTTCCTCGGGAAACATATCGATTTAGCCTTTCATATCGATATTCCCCAATAAAATATACAAACATTGGAATGACATCAATATAAAAAGGTGGGATTGAAATGACAGAAAAATTTAATTTTCGTGAGCAGTTGAGCTCCATGGCAAAGGAGCGTCTTGACCCTTCGGAAATAGGCGTGATGATCAAGCTCACCATCGATAACAACGCCATCTCATTTACAGCAGGAGAACCTTCTGCAGACATATATCCGCTGGAGGAGCTTAAAACGGCGTTCCGGACTATATTTGACGACACTGACCTGCTTGCTTACTATAAGGAGGACTTTGGCCTTATAGAACTCAGGGAGTGGATAGTCGAACGTATGAAGAAGGACGGAATGGCTCCTGAATGGGTTACAAGAGAAAACATCCTGCTGACAAACGGGGCCGGCGAAGCCATCGAGCTTGTGTCAGAAACTCTCATCGACCCGGGCTGTCTCGTCCTTGTTGAAGCTCCGACCTTTACAGAAACACTGCTGACCTTCCGTAAACAGGGTGCACATTGCGTCGGAGTTCCATCCGATGATGACGGTATCATTCCTGAAGAACTTGAAAATATACTGAAAAAACGAAAAGTGCGTTTCCTCTACACAATACCTAATTTCCAGAATCCAAGCGGACGGACTTCTCCTCTTGAACGAAGAAAGACAATTTTGGCAATCGCGGAAAAATATGGGATCCCAATTTTTGAGGATGATCCATACCACTATCTGAGCTATGATGGAGAACCGCCGTCGACATATCTCAAACTGGCGGACGGCGATAAGCGTGTCATCCACTGCAACAGTTTTTCAAAACTCATAGCACCGGGCGTACGCTGCGGGTGGGCAGTGGTTCCCGAAGCCATCATTCCGCATATGAACGCTTTCAGGATCAGCGCCGGATTGACCAGACCGGCAATTTTACAGAAAGGTCTTTTCAACTATCTCACAACCGTTAATTTTGAAGATCGTATCTCTTCGTTACGCAACACGTACAGGACACGCAGAGACGGCATGGTCAAATCCATAGATAAGCACCTGAAGCCGCTCGGCGTGCGTACAAATTATCCCCTTGGCGGC
This region includes:
- a CDS encoding PLP-dependent aminotransferase family protein → MTEKFNFREQLSSMAKERLDPSEIGVMIKLTIDNNAISFTAGEPSADIYPLEELKTAFRTIFDDTDLLAYYKEDFGLIELREWIVERMKKDGMAPEWVTRENILLTNGAGEAIELVSETLIDPGCLVLVEAPTFTETLLTFRKQGAHCVGVPSDDDGIIPEELENILKKRKVRFLYTIPNFQNPSGRTSPLERRKTILAIAEKYGIPIFEDDPYHYLSYDGEPPSTYLKLADGDKRVIHCNSFSKLIAPGVRCGWAVVPEAIIPHMNAFRISAGLTRPAILQKGLFNYLTTVNFEDRISSLRNTYRTRRDGMVKSIDKHLKPLGVRTNYPLGGFFLWGEKDSIDDMTSFARFAVQEKKIGIIPGSAFYTQDEAKFAQNSFRISFAKVDPATAEDGVGRLAAAFSEYRNGQN